In the genome of Candidatus Bathyarchaeia archaeon, the window TGAAGAATTCATGTTCTGCCATAGGTTCATGATTGCGTCTGAAACGTTTCTTGCCCAATCTAGGTAGGTTGAATTCTTTGGATCGAGAATTAGGCCTGCGAGCGCATGTGGGTAGAGTGAGCGGAAGTAGACGCTGAATATTCTCTCCTTAACATCCTCATAGTAGTAGTTCCATAGCTTCTTTGCGTATTCCATGACCGCCTGGTCGCCTGTGGCCTGAGCGTATTCGGCAAGAGCGTAGACTGAGATCCCCCATGATGCGGGCATGGATATGTCAACGTTTGGGGTTTCATCCGAAACCGCCGAGGCAAGTAGCTGGTATGCTGAAGCCGAGTAATTCCACAAATATAGTTGAACCGATACTTCGCCAGCATCCCATGCGAGGTTGAATGTGGCGTTCAGGTAATCCCAGTAGTAGCTGTCGCCTTCGCCGGTGAACTCAACCTCGGCAGCAAACTTAGTGTAATATGATGTCTCACACTTAAGCATGTCAAGCTTAAATGTGAAGGGTTCGCGGAGCTTCCAACCTGTGATCTTAATCTTCCATTCTCCGTTTTCGCTTCTAAAGTGCATGGGGTTCTGCTGGATAATTAGGCTCTTCTCCTCCGCCTCGCCACCCACATAGGATAGGTAGCCTATGCCGCTTGTAGGATACTTCCCGTCTGTGTAGTTGTATGCTTGGATTGTAACGTTTACTGAGGTGGGAACCCATGCTGAATCAACCCTAAAGGTTAGCTTCTCCCATACGTAGGTGTTGGATGATCCTGAGAACTCAACCTCGGAAACGTAGGCTTCGCATTCGCTGTGCGCGTAGGAGCCTTGCATCTCATCGAGTCTCCATAGGGCTATTAAGCCGCTTGAGGGTGGATTATTATCTCTTAGGCTGGCTAGCTCCGTCCAGCTTAATGCCCTCGAATAAATCGCCACGTTATCTACGACTCCCTTGAAGTTGTAGCCGTTTCCGTAGGCGAATGAGCCTATGTGCAGCGGGCTTGTTGAGCCTGTTATATCTACGTATCCAATGTTCCATTCCCCTATTAAACCGGTGTTATTGTATATTCTCATGTATTGTCCGTCGTATGTTGCAGCTATGAACGTCCATGTGTTATTGTATATTCTGCCGAAGAGCGCCCTGCCCACCTCATCTGTCCCGTTTCTGAGAATCCAGATGATGTCTAGGGGGTATGTGGATCCGTCTATGCGGAGGTCGAATCCTCCAATGGAGCCTCTCTTGTCAACGAGGTGCTGCTCGCCTGTCTTCCCCATAGGCTTAAACCATAATGCCACGGTTATCTGCTGCGGGTTTAGGCTTGCGTGATTCGGCACCTCAATCATGCTGCTTAACCCGCTGAGGTATAGGCCGCCTGAATGCATTCCGTTAGTCCAGGTTACGCTGCCCATTATGGTTCCAGTGTTCTCTGATGTTGCTCGGATGGTTGAGTAGCTTGAGAAGAGCATGTATTGTGAGTCATCATCGTTTATTCTATTCTTTAGGTGCCAGCTGTAGGCTTTTCCGCCAGAGTTCTCGTCGAACGTCCAGTAGGCCTTAAGGTTGCTGTAGACGATGTTACCGTTCATGTTCGACTGGAGCGCGCTTGAATCTAATGCTTCGCTGTAAATCACAACCTCATCGATCCAGCCCTTAAAGCCGTAGCCGCTTCCGCCGGCAAAAGCGCCTATATGAACCTCGCAGTATGTCTGCGTAGTGTCTAGTGAACCCAGATACCAGCTTCCAATCTGCTGGCCGTTGAGGTAAATCTTCTTGTAGGCTCCGTCATAGGTTCCGGCAACATAATACCATGTGTTGTTATGTATTACTCCGGGGATATATTCGCCGTGCTCGACGCCGTTGCTGTCCTTGACTATCCAGATGAGGTCAAGCGGGTATGATGAGCCGTCTAACCGTAGATTCCATCCGCCATATGCGTCTCGGCAGTCTATGATGTGCTGCTGTCCGGTCTTTCCAGCAGTGCGGATCCACGCTGCAAATGTGATGCGCGGGCTTCTGAATGTGCTGGAGCTGGGAACTGCTAGATAATCGTCGCCGTCAAAGTAGATTGACGAGCCGGACTTTGCGGTTGAACTCCATGATGCATCGTTCCTCAGCTCAGCGGTGTCGCCGACGGTTCCAGTGGAGCCTAGAAGCCGAATGGCTGAAGTATAATAGGTGCTTAGCGCCGTTTGAGTGCCATAGCTTCTGACAATCATGTATGAGCCGTCGTCTGAGGTTGTGTTGTGGATCCCGCCGCTAACAAGGCTTGTTCCGCCGAGCAGATTATATGCGCTCGCATAATATTGCTTCGGGATCAGACTTTTGGCAGCTATTGAGACGAGATATCTATTGTCATCTGACGCGGTATCGGATGGGAAGCCTGAAATATGCAGCGTGCCGCCAAGCAGAGAATAGGTGATTGGATGATAAGCCGTAGCAGTCCAATGGACACTGCCAGACACCACACTATAGTATTCGCCGTTGACACTGCGCAGATTAAGCAATCCGCCCCCGCCGTAGCTTCCCTCCAAAAC includes:
- a CDS encoding LamG domain-containing protein, which codes for MPALPLIVSAVTEESIYYPAAANVLEGSYGGGGLLNLRSVNGEYYSVVSGSVHWTATAYHPITYSLLGGTLHISGFPSDTASDDNRYLVSIAAKSLIPKQYYASAYNLLGGTSLVSGGIHNTTSDDGSYMIVRSYGTQTALSTYYTSAIRLLGSTGTVGDTAELRNDASWSSTAKSGSSIYFDGDDYLAVPSSSTFRSPRITFAAWIRTAGKTGQQHIIDCRDAYGGWNLRLDGSSYPLDLIWIVKDSNGVEHGEYIPGVIHNNTWYYVAGTYDGAYKKIYLNGQQIGSWYLGSLDTTQTYCEVHIGAFAGGSGYGFKGWIDEVVIYSEALDSSALQSNMNGNIVYSNLKAYWTFDENSGGKAYSWHLKNRINDDDSQYMLFSSYSTIRATSENTGTIMGSVTWTNGMHSGGLYLSGLSSMIEVPNHASLNPQQITVALWFKPMGKTGEQHLVDKRGSIGGFDLRIDGSTYPLDIIWILRNGTDEVGRALFGRIYNNTWTFIAATYDGQYMRIYNNTGLIGEWNIGYVDITGSTSPLHIGSFAYGNGYNFKGVVDNVAIYSRALSWTELASLRDNNPPSSGLIALWRLDEMQGSYAHSECEAYVSEVEFSGSSNTYVWEKLTFRVDSAWVPTSVNVTIQAYNYTDGKYPTSGIGYLSYVGGEAEEKSLIIQQNPMHFRSENGEWKIKITGWKLREPFTFKLDMLKCETSYYTKFAAEVEFTGEGDSYYWDYLNATFNLAWDAGEVSVQLYLWNYSASAYQLLASAVSDETPNVDISMPASWGISVYALAEYAQATGDQAVMEYAKKLWNYYYEDVKERIFSVYFRSLYPHALAGLILDPKNSTYLDWARNVSDAIMNLWQNMNSSSPAYGSLVNKNYKQALEEHGWAYALLTAMHKATGESIYRERANLIKNSIKYSNEWSNLKVYLLDYDGKPYVEAAGNPLHLFRATEMMYALAISGALYNDPLMLTAVSMIWRFTRETPRGLSISLDPPPESNTETQPMSAAAFGVWKALMQRAARGAYIQYSNSPIQSLRWVEGDSWQLEITVNNAPGFHTSIKVYTGMLGKPREVRANGSLLLEGDAWTFNHETGILEIKVVHRSSVQVSIIWEKPATPSPQPQFHFKAYPVDLGRVTAGSTVKLTITVEYSSLSITVNHVEFGSEWLSLETLLPKTFMRRLGSIIDNATIEAQLTIPSNATAGKYTIPFTIHATSPEGETAQAGANITFTISESETGGIIGEISNLIKRISEAAAEAARRLLGNPIALIIFIICVAWLSYYALRRRV